The DNA segment GTAATTGGTAATTGAGAGGGAAGTGTTACCTATTAGCTATTACCTATTACCAGCACTTGACTTAATAACTGGGTATTGATTTTAACCTACTTCCAAAAATCAGTGACATCGTAATTTAATTCTTCTAGCATTTGTCGAAGCAGGGGTAAACTCAAGCCAATAACATTGCTGTGACAACCGGCGATTTTTTCTATAAATAAACTACCAAAACCTTCTAAGGCAAAAGCACCTGCACACTTGAGGGGTTCACCTGTGGCAACATAGGCTTGAATAGTGCGATCGCTAATATTAGCAAAGTAAACTTTTGTTACTTGATACTTTACTAAAGTGCGATTTTGTATTTTATCAATTAAAACATGACCTGTGTAGAGGTCGCCAACCTGACCTCGCATCAATTGCCAACGAGCGATCGCTTCATCCGCATCTATTGGCTTACCGTGAATTTTACCATCAATAGCCAACACCGAATCGCACCCCATCACCAACCCTGATGGAAACTGTGGCGCTACCGTTTCCGCCTTACATTGAGCGAGAATTTGCACCAACTTTCCGGGTTCAGTTTCTTGGATTTGCGACTCATCAAAATCACTAGGGCTAACTATTGGTTCAATACCCACCGTTTGCAGCAAGCGGCGACGCGCCGGAGAAGCAGAAGCTAATATAAATTGCGGAGTTTTCATAATTCAAAATTAAGAACTCTGAGGACTTGGAAATTGGGTATTGAACAAGGTAAAGAATTCTTCCCAGTCTCCCTTTGGGTACTCTTCCCTTCGGGACGCTCCGCGAACGGCGAACGCAGTCGCCTGGGTCAGGTAAACCCTACCAAGAGCGCTGTCTCACCAATCCCCAATCCCTAATCCCCAATCCCCATCAATACACTACAAAAGAGTTCGCTACATCTTCCATCATCCCTTTGACTTTTCGCCAACGTTTTTCAGGAATCGAAGCGTTAAAGGTAAAAAGTTTGCCACGACTAACAGCCACACTGGCGATGTTATGTCGTTCTTGCTGATTGGGAAGCTTTACTAAATACTC comes from the Nostoc sp. PCC 7120 = FACHB-418 genome and includes:
- a CDS encoding Maf family protein, yielding MKTPQFILASASPARRRLLQTVGIEPIVSPSDFDESQIQETEPGKLVQILAQCKAETVAPQFPSGLVMGCDSVLAIDGKIHGKPIDADEAIARWQLMRGQVGDLYTGHVLIDKIQNRTLVKYQVTKVYFANISDRTIQAYVATGEPLKCAGAFALEGFGSLFIEKIAGCHSNVIGLSLPLLRQMLEELNYDVTDFWK